The sequence GCAACCAAGCCGGAAAAGGCCGTGGAGCTGGCCGTGAAAGGCATGCTGCCTCACAATTCCTTGGGGCGTAAAATGTTTAAGAAACTGAAGGTTTATCGCGGAGACAGCCATCCTCATCAAGCCCAGAAGCCGGAAAAATGGGAATTGAGAGGTTAACGGAAGGGAGGATTTAGTTTGGCACAGGTGCAGTATTACGGTACAGGGCGCCGGAAACACGCAGTGGCCAGGGTACGACTGGTGCCCGGGGACGGCAACTTCATCATCAATGATCGGCCCCTGAATGAATATTTTCATGCGAAGACTTTGGAAATGATCGTCAAGCAGCCTTTGGAACTGACCGGAACTATTGATCGTTTTGATGTGCTGGTTAACGTACACGGCGGTGGCACCACCGGACAAGCCGGCGCTATTCGTCACGGCATTGCCCGGGCCCTTCTCCAAGCTGACGGAGAACTCCGTCCCGTGCTGAAGAAGGCCGGTTTCCTCACCCGGGATCCGAGAATGAAGGAAAGAAAGAAATACGGCCTAAAGAAAGCCCGGAAAGCGCCTCAATTCTCCAAGCGTTAATGACGGTCTGGCAGTGTTACGACAAAAGGTTTTTATGCCTTTTGTCGTTTTTATTTTTCCCGGTTTTGCCGGCAACAAAAGGAAAGGCAGACCGGCAGTGGGCGACCGTTTGACGGCCGACTGGATTTTTCTTTTAGGGGAGAGTTCTAGGAATGGTGCCGGCCACATAGGAATGATTAGCATGGAATGAGGAGTGAAGGCGGTTGCGGGTAGTGTTTCTGGTACTGCACCGGCGGGCGCTATGTTTGATCATTCTGAGCCTGTTAGGCCTAACTCTTTCCGCCCTGTTTGTGTTTTATGTAAACTATGGTACTGCCGACCGGGAGGCAGCCGGTCAAGAGACCTTCAACTGGGTTTTAGGAGGAAAGACCATCGCCCTGGACCCGGGCCATGGAGGCTACGACCCGGGCGCCAAAGGCCCGGGCGGCAGCCTGGAAAAAGATATCAACCTGGCCATTGCCCTTCAGTTACAGCAAGTGCTGGAACAAGCCGGCGTTAACGTAGTGCTGACCCGGGACCGGGATGTGGACCTGCTTACCCCCGGTGAGGGAACCAAGAAATACCGGGATTTGAGCAACCGGTTGAAACTGATCCGTGAGCAAGGGGCGGAACTGCTGGTCAGTATTCACCTGAACAGCTCCGGCAGCCGGTGGCGCGGTGCCCAGGTCTTTTACCACCCGAAGGACCCTCGCAACAAGGAACTGGCGGTAGCTATCCAGGCTGAAATCCGTAACCGGTTACAAAACACCACCCGCCAGGCACTGCCCTTGACCACGGCTTACCTGCTGAAGGAAATTGACATCCCCGCCGTGATTGTCGAAGCAGGCTTTATCAGTAATCCGGAAGAGGAAAGACTCCTCAACCGGGTTGATTACCAAGAAAAGATGGCGCAAGCCATTGCCGGGGGCATCCTTAAATATTTGTCATGTGTTGACGAATAAAGACGAGGGATTTGGCCCTTCCTGTCAAATCCTTTATGCGACAGGTAGTCCAGGGATGCATTTAATCAACGGGGAGGATGGATATGTTCTATTCTATTTGGCAGATGTCCTGGGGTTGGATGGGAGCTATGGGCGATGAGGGCGGCCTAGCCTATTTGACACTGCCCAGGGATGACCGGGAACTGGTCTACCGTGAATTGCGAGACCATGCCGCCGGGGAGTTGGCGGACAACCCTGCCTGGTTCACCGGATTACGTCAACTACTGGACCGGTATTTCCAAGGTGAGTACGTTGATTTCCGGGAGATTTCCCTGCAATGGGACCTGGTCACCCCATACCGGCGACGGGTGCTGGCGAAAGCACAGGAGATTCCTTACGGGGAAACCAGAACCTATAAATGGCTCGCCGAGGCCGTGGGTAACCCGAAAGGTGCCCGTTCCGTGGGACAAGCCATGGCCCACAACCCCTGGCCCCTGATTGTCCCCTGCCACCGCGTGATTGGCACCAACGGCAGGCTGACCGGCTTTGGCGGCGGTTTGTCGATGAAAGAGAGGCTCCTGGCGTTGGAAAGCAAGGGAAGGAAATAGCCGGCAGGGCACCTTTTCCCCTGGTGCCACATAAAATGCAGTAGCAATACTAAAATTTGTAAAAAGGAGTCTGGTACCAATGCGCAGGGATTATGTAGACGACTGGTCATCCTATGGCTACGGCGATCCCTATTACATTGACAGTGCCTACGGGGCGGGATACGGGTACAATAACAACTATAACCACCCCAATTACTACGGGCCTAACTGGTCCTGCCCCGGGGGAGGTTACGGCCCCGGCATGGGGTGCGGCGGTTATGACAACTGGCATTATGGCAACAATTGGCAAGGGTGTCCCGGCGGCTCCATGACACCCAATGAATTGGCGGAATTGATGCAACTGGTGCGGGATACGAACCAGTGCTGCCGGCAGATGCTGCAGATGATGCAGCAAATGCACCCACCGGGCCACCAGAATACTTCTGCGGCGGAGTAAACCGGCTGCGCAAAAAAGGGCATCCAATCAATGCCCTTTTACTCTTTGAGGAATTATCTAGTGTTCAGCTGTGGCTGCCGGGAGGCACATTTCGGGGGACAGCTCCACAACGGTTCTTTTATTCTTGCCATAAAGTTTCTCCGGGAAGGCGGTGCTGTTTCCACAAGTTGCTGAAATCGATGTTGTGGAAAGCCGTTAAGAATTTTTGCTTGACGTCCGGGTATTCCCCGGCCAACTGCCTCACCAGTTCCCGCATGCTGTCCCGCCGGGTATGGCCCGAGGCGGGACAAGGGTTATGGATTTCCGGCAAGTAAAAATGGCGCCCGACGGAAACAACCGTTTCCTGGGGTAGGTAAATCAAGGGACGGATCAGGGTCAAGCCTGTCCGGTCCAAGAAGGTGGACGGCTTAAAGGTGCCCAGCTGCCCGGTGAAGATAATATTCAACAGAAAAGTTTCGATGGCATCATCCAGGTGATGCCCCAGGGCCACCTTGTTGCATCCCAGCCGCAACGCCACCTGGTTTAGGGTACCGTGGCGCAATTTGGAACAAAGGGAGCAAGGATTGGTTTCCTTGCGTATATCGAAAAGAATACGGCCGATTTGAGTCGGTTCGATATGAAAGGGTATGTTTTCCCTGGCACAAAAGTCTGCTAAAGGGCTGAAATCGGTTCCCAATCCCATGTCCAGGGTAATAGCCTGCAATTCAAAATTGAGATGGGAGTGCTTCTTTAACAGGGACAGGATGTATAATAAGGCCGTGCTGTCCTTGCCCCCGGAGGCGCCTACCGCCACTTTATCCCCGTCCTGAATCATTTCGTAATCGCGGATTGCCCTTTTTACTCGGGTCAAAAACCATTTACTGTATGCCTTTTTCATAGCCCACCTCTGCCGCAAGTTGTTTCATGACAGTGTATATTATAACGGATAGCCGCGAAAAAGCTAAAGATTATTTTGCGAATTTGTTATTAATTACCGGTGGCGGCAGGTTTTAGGCCGGGGAAGACATCATCCATCGCTGCCCGCCCGGTCCGGCGGCGCCAGGTTTTTATCCTGGGCGCCTGCGAAAAAGAAGGAAATTCATCTAACTAGGGAGAAGTGATCATGACCGGCAACACCAGGACAGCGGGAGTGAAATTGCATGAAGATTCTTGCTATTAACGGGAGTCCCAGGAAGGGCAAAAACACTGCCATCATGCTCAAAACCGCCCTTGAGGCGGCGCAAGAACTGGGGGCGGCCACGGAGTTATTGGAATTATCGGATTATAATTTGCGTTTCTGTACCGGCTGCAATACTTGTTTGCGGCAGGAGGCTTGTGCCATTACTGATGACGATAACGCCTATCTGCATGCCAAAATGCTTGAAGCGGACGGCATTATTTTGGGTTCTCCCTGCTATTTTGCCAATGTCAGCGCTTTGATGAAAAACTTTATGGACCGGACCCGGTGCCTGCACATGGTGAAGCCTGCTTTGAAAGGCAAGGTGGGCGGAGCCGTAACCCACGCCGGGTTACGGCACGGGGGACAGGAACATACTTTGGCTATCCTGGAGCGCTTTTTGGTCAGCCAGGGGCTGATCCTGGCCGACGGCTTTGAGCCCTTTGACGGTGGGAAGCGCTTGTTGACCACCACCGGGGTGATGGGCACCATGTTCCGCGGCGTGGAAGAAGGGAAAATCAAGTATTACCGCAGTGTTACGGAGGATGAGCTGGCCATGGATGCTTGCCGCATCTTGGGTCAAAACATGGTCAAATTGATTGAAAAACTGCAAAAAGCTGTGCCCTAGGCCGACCGCCGGCGCCGGGGGCCGGGCACCCCTGCTCGTTCCGGGGTGCCGGCATGGGCAGTATTATCAAAAAATACTGAAAATACAGCGCGAATGGCTGTGGAGAAAGGAGTCAACTATGGATTTTCAATTTACCGAGGAACAGCTGCTGCTGCAGAAAACCCTTCGGGAGTTTGCCGAAAAGGAAATCGCCCCTCACGTAGCTGATTGGGAAAGACAAGCCAGGTTTCCCAGGGAGACGGTCAATAGGCTGGCGGAACTGAATCTGATGGGGCTCCCCATTCCGGAAGAATGGGGCGGCGCCGGTGCCGATTTCGTTTCTTATGTGATTGCCCTGGAGGAAATATCCAGGGCCTGGGCCGCCCTGGCGGTGATCCTGGCGGTCCATACCTCCTTGGGATGCTTTCCCTTGCTCTATTTTGGCAGCGAAGAGCAGAAAAAGCGTTTCCTGCAGGAGATGGCGGGCGGCCGGAAGCTGGGAGCTTTTGCCCTGACGGAACCGGAAGCGGGCTCTGATGCGGCCGGGATCAAAACCAGGGCCCGGAAAGTTGGGGATGAGTATGTTTTAAACGGTTCCAAAGTATTTATCTCCAATGCCGGGGAAGCCGATGTTTACCTAACCTTCGCCGTCACCGAGCCGGGTAAAGGACCCAGGGGCATTTCGGCCTTCCTGGTGGAAAAGGATACGCCGGGATTTCGCATGGGGCCGCCGGAGCGGAAAATGGGGTTACATGCTTCTGCTACGCGACAGCTGTTTTTTGAAGATGCCCGGGTACCGGCGGAGAACCTGCTGGGCCGGGAAGGAGAGGGATTCAAAATTGCCATGTCCCTACTGGATACCGGCCGGATTGGCGTGGGGGCTCAGGCCCTGGGCATTGCCCGGGCTGCTTTCGAAGCTGCCAGGGATTATGCCAAGGTGCGGGAACAGTTTGGTCAACCTATCGCCACCTTTCAAGGGATCCAGTTCATGCTGGCGGATATGGCCACCCAGATCGAAGCGGCCAAGCTCTTGGTTTACCAGGCAGCCTGGTTGAAAGAGCGGGGCTTACCTCATACCAAAGAAGCTTCCATGGCCAAAATGTTTGCCAGCGATGCAGCCATGAGGATCACCACCGACGCAGTACAGGTATTCGGCGGGTACGGGTATATGGAGGAGTACAAAGTGGAACGGTTGATGCGGGAAGCGAAAGTGACCCAGATTTACGAGGGCACGAACCAGATCCAGCGGCTGGTGATCGCGCGGGAGATCTTGCGGTGAGAGGAGGTGGCTCTTTTTGACGCCATCCGTTTAGGGGGCAGCCCTCACCAACGGGACAGATGCCTACTTCCGCCCCATTTGAGGAACGGGGCGGGGTGCCGGCTGCCGTCGAACAAGGGTTTTCCCTAGGGAGCTCGCCGGCG is a genomic window of Clostridia bacterium containing:
- the rpsI gene encoding 30S ribosomal protein S9; this encodes MAQVQYYGTGRRKHAVARVRLVPGDGNFIINDRPLNEYFHAKTLEMIVKQPLELTGTIDRFDVLVNVHGGGTTGQAGAIRHGIARALLQADGELRPVLKKAGFLTRDPRMKERKKYGLKKARKAPQFSKR
- a CDS encoding N-acetylmuramoyl-L-alanine amidase CwlD — translated: MRVVFLVLHRRALCLIILSLLGLTLSALFVFYVNYGTADREAAGQETFNWVLGGKTIALDPGHGGYDPGAKGPGGSLEKDINLAIALQLQQVLEQAGVNVVLTRDRDVDLLTPGEGTKKYRDLSNRLKLIREQGAELLVSIHLNSSGSRWRGAQVFYHPKDPRNKELAVAIQAEIRNRLQNTTRQALPLTTAYLLKEIDIPAVIVEAGFISNPEEERLLNRVDYQEKMAQAIAGGILKYLSCVDE
- a CDS encoding methylated-DNA--[protein]-cysteine S-methyltransferase, with the translated sequence MFYSIWQMSWGWMGAMGDEGGLAYLTLPRDDRELVYRELRDHAAGELADNPAWFTGLRQLLDRYFQGEYVDFREISLQWDLVTPYRRRVLAKAQEIPYGETRTYKWLAEAVGNPKGARSVGQAMAHNPWPLIVPCHRVIGTNGRLTGFGGGLSMKERLLALESKGRK
- a CDS encoding tRNA 2-thiocytidine biosynthesis protein TtcA, with the protein product MKKAYSKWFLTRVKRAIRDYEMIQDGDKVAVGASGGKDSTALLYILSLLKKHSHLNFELQAITLDMGLGTDFSPLADFCARENIPFHIEPTQIGRILFDIRKETNPCSLCSKLRHGTLNQVALRLGCNKVALGHHLDDAIETFLLNIIFTGQLGTFKPSTFLDRTGLTLIRPLIYLPQETVVSVGRHFYLPEIHNPCPASGHTRRDSMRELVRQLAGEYPDVKQKFLTAFHNIDFSNLWKQHRLPGETLWQE
- a CDS encoding flavodoxin family protein, encoding MKILAINGSPRKGKNTAIMLKTALEAAQELGAATELLELSDYNLRFCTGCNTCLRQEACAITDDDNAYLHAKMLEADGIILGSPCYFANVSALMKNFMDRTRCLHMVKPALKGKVGGAVTHAGLRHGGQEHTLAILERFLVSQGLILADGFEPFDGGKRLLTTTGVMGTMFRGVEEGKIKYYRSVTEDELAMDACRILGQNMVKLIEKLQKAVP
- a CDS encoding acyl-CoA dehydrogenase, which encodes MDFQFTEEQLLLQKTLREFAEKEIAPHVADWERQARFPRETVNRLAELNLMGLPIPEEWGGAGADFVSYVIALEEISRAWAALAVILAVHTSLGCFPLLYFGSEEQKKRFLQEMAGGRKLGAFALTEPEAGSDAAGIKTRARKVGDEYVLNGSKVFISNAGEADVYLTFAVTEPGKGPRGISAFLVEKDTPGFRMGPPERKMGLHASATRQLFFEDARVPAENLLGREGEGFKIAMSLLDTGRIGVGAQALGIARAAFEAARDYAKVREQFGQPIATFQGIQFMLADMATQIEAAKLLVYQAAWLKERGLPHTKEASMAKMFASDAAMRITTDAVQVFGGYGYMEEYKVERLMREAKVTQIYEGTNQIQRLVIAREILR